The Haloplanus sp. GDY1 genomic sequence CGTCGTCGCCGCCGCCGTCCCCCTCGTCGCGTCGGTCGCCGGACGGGGGCCGCGCTGGGTGCTGCTCGGCGCGGCGTTCGTCGCACTCGGCGTCGGCTTCGGGCTCTGCCGGCGGGGGGTGCGTGCGGCCGACGACCACGCCGCCGCGCGGGTCGGTGCCGACGCCGTCGCGGACGCGCTCGAACGCTACGCCGACGTCCACGGGATGGAGCCGACCCGGCGGCGCGTCCCGAACCCGCTCTCGATCAACGTCGCGCTCGGCGACCGGATCGACCGCCTGCGCGAGCGGTAGCTACGGCCCCGCGTCGTCGACGGCGGCCCGCAGTCGCCCGGTCGCGTCGGCGTCGTACCGGAGCACCCGCCGCCACCACGGCCCCTTCCCGGAGTCGGCCGAGAGGTCGGTGACGAGCGGCCCGGCCGTGGCGCCCGCCTCGGGGTCGCTGAGGGGCACCGCCCGCTCGAACAGGCGGGAGTCGTCGCCGCCGGCCACCAGCACCTTCGCGTCGAAGTCGGCGCGCTTGCAGTGGGCGTTGCTGGCGAAGCGCTCGCGCTCGGCCGGCGGCAGGTCACGGTACGTCTCGCCCGTCACCGCGCGCTCGACGCGGAACTCGCCGATCAGGTAGGCGCCCCACTCCGGCGGGAGGTCGGGCGCCGCCTCGGGGTCGCCACGCAGCGAGAGCGTCGCGTAGAAAAAGAGCGAGTCGCCGGGGGCGAGCGCGGAGAGCGGGCCGGCCTTCACGCCGTGTTCGTCGCCGTAGGTGTAGGCCGTCGAGCCGTAGATCCCCGCGAACTCCGGGTCGAGGTGGACGCGCCGGTCGGCGACGTCCGAGACGTCCACGCCGAGCGGGACGGCGAGGTCGCCGTAGGTCGGCACCGGCTCGGCGGTCGGCTCCCGCTCGGGGATGGGGACGTACGCGAACCGGCGGTCGGGGAGGACGGGACCGCGAAAGCCCGGGAGGGTGGTGTTGGCGCCGACGTTGATGGCGACGGCGCGGGCCATTCAGGCGGGGACGAACCGGAGGACGCGGTCGTCGCTCGCGACGGGCGATCCCCGGCCGTCGCGGTTGCTCGTCGTCGCGTGGAGGTGGCCCTCGGGGCCGGTGAACACGGTGCGGATCCGGCCGAACTCGCCGCCGAACAGGCGGTCCTCGGCGACGACGTCGGGGTCGTCACCGCCGTCGAGTCGAACCCGGTGGACGTGTTCGGCCTTGAGCGTCCCGAAGAGGAAGTCGCCGCGCCACGCCTCGATCGGGCCGTCGTAAACGGTCGCGCTGGCGGGGGCGATGGTCGGCGAGTAACTCGTGACGGGATCGGTGAAGCGGTCGTCGTCGCTCGGCCCCGTCACCTCGGGCCACCCGTAGTGGGCCCCCGCGCGGAGGACGTTGATCTCGTCCCCGACGTCGGGGCCGTGTTCGGTGCTGTAGATCTCCCCACGCCGGACGGTGAGCCCCTGCGGGTTGCGGTGCCCGTAACTGAAGACGGGGGAGTCGAAGGGGTTGTCCGGGTGCGGGTCGCCGTCGAGGGTGATCCGCAGCACCGATCCCGCGAGGACGTCGGGATCCTTCGCCAGGGCGCCGTCGGCGGCGTCGCCACAGGTCATGTAGAGGGCGTCGTCGTGGACGAGCAATCGACCGCCGTCGTGGATGAACGACCCCGGAATCCCCTCGATCAGGGGCTCCCCCGCCCAGTCGTCGTCGAGGTCGTGACGCACCAGTCGGTTCGCCGTCCCGCCGTCCGCGGGTTCGTAGGTCTGGTGGGTGTAGGCGTACGGCTGGTCGGGGTGGAAGGCCAGGCCGAGCAGACCGCCCTCGCCCGCGGCCTTCACCGGGACGTCCTCGACCACGGGTTCGACCGCCCCGTCAACGAGGCGGACGATCCGTCCCGGCCGCTCGGTGAGATAGAGGGTGCCGTCGCGGAACGCGGTCCCCCACGGCACTTCGAGGTCGGTCGCGAGCGTCTCGACGGCGACGTCCGCGTC encodes the following:
- a CDS encoding PQQ-dependent sugar dehydrogenase, which encodes MDRRRYLATLGAAAALGGCGSRPRDSDGASPTATATATATATTDGDASDDAPSGDADVAVETLATDLEVPWGTAFRDGTLYLTERPGRIVRLVDGAVEPVVEDVPVKAAGEGGLLGLAFHPDQPYAYTHQTYEPADGGTANRLVRHDLDDDWAGEPLIEGIPGSFIHDGGRLLVHDDALYMTCGDAADGALAKDPDVLAGSVLRITLDGDPHPDNPFDSPVFSYGHRNPQGLTVRRGEIYSTEHGPDVGDEINVLRAGAHYGWPEVTGPSDDDRFTDPVTSYSPTIAPASATVYDGPIEAWRGDFLFGTLKAEHVHRVRLDGGDDPDVVAEDRLFGGEFGRIRTVFTGPEGHLHATTSNRDGRGSPVASDDRVLRFVPA